The Candidatus Latescibacterota bacterium genomic sequence ACGACCTGCTCGAGGAATACTCGGCGCACTCGAACAGATATTTCAACTACAGGTTCTACGATGTCAGTGCCGAAGAGGGTGACATCAGCGAAAAGGCGAGAAAGAATCAGGAACTGGCGCGCGGATACGGGATCTACCCCGTACAGATCCAGAACATCGAGCAGGACGAAGTGAAATTCAAAAAAGCCTACATGGGTATGGTAATGATGCACGGCGACGTTCTGGACAAGATTCCCTCGATAACGACGACGGAAGGTCTTGAGTATAGGTTAACTTCTATGATCGAGAAGATGAACAGTAAGATCAGTGTACTTCTCAACCTTGAGGAGCCTGTGGATATAAGGCTCTACCTTTCTTCATCCCTGTCGGATATCGCTTCCAGGTTGCGGATCGGTGACATCAGAGGGGTATCCGGCCAGCTCGGGTCGATAGTGGAGGAACTTAATAAAAAGTATTACGGGAAGCTGGTCTTTGCCTCTCTTGATCCATCGAACGATCCTGCTGCGCAGAAAGAAGCAGTCGATTATGGAGTGCTGACGCTTAGATGGCCGTCCCAGACTCAGACGGTCGATGGCCAGCCCGCGCAGGAGAGAGGCTCTGCCGGAATAGTTATTTCGAGCGGTGGAAAGCATGTGGCTATCCCCTTGATAAACGTTGTGCGTGTGCCCTTGTTTGGCACTCAATACAATTTTGCCGACATGGCCACGATGAATGAGAATCTCTCGGAGGTCATCGACGATGTTCTCGATATCAACAAGAAGATAGGATTTCTTTCGGGACACGGAGCACTTCCGTTGTCCGGAGGCCAGCAGATGCCGGGGCAGCCACCGCAGCAGGAAGGGCTCTCAAATCTTAACGCTCTCATCTCAGAGGAATATTCCATCAACAGCGTGGACCTGGGAGAGGGCATCCCGGACGGGATAGACTGCCTCGTGATCGCCGGCCCGACTCAGGAGTTCAACGACTATGAGCTGTTCCAGATAGACCAGTTTCTTATGAAAGGTAAATCGCTGGCCCTCTTTCTGGATCCCTTCGAGGAAATCGCCATGCAGGGCCAGCAGATGAACTATAATCAGGGACCTGTCTACAGGCCCCTGAACACGGGGCTGGAGAAACTCCTTGGGCATTATGGGTTGGAAGTCTCCAAATCGTACGTCCTCGACGAGAACTGTTTCGAACAGAGACTTCCCGAAATGTACGGTGGTGGCAAACAGGCGATCTATTTCGCGCCGGTCATCAGAGACGAGAATATAAACAACAGATTGCCGTTCATGAAAAATATCAAGGCCCTGATATCGATCCTCTCTTCACCCGTCGAATTGAAGCCGGACAGGCTGGAAGCGGTCGGTCTCGAGGGCGGCACGGTTTTCTCGTCCTCTGCGAGGTCCTGGGAGATGAGTGGCAGGATCAATCTCAACCCGATGTTTCTTCGTCCGCCTGACGATCCCGGTGAGCTGAAGAGTTCGTCTCTTGCCGCCATAGTGACCGGTGAGTTCCCCAGTTATTTTATGGGAAGAGAAATTCCGGAGAAACCTGTGAGCGAGGAGGCCGCCGCTGATTCGATTGAGGCTGCAAGGATAAAGATGGATGCTGCACGGGCCGCGGAGCTTGCCGAAGGGATAGAAGGAGAAGGCGCTTTTATCGAGAAGGGTGAAGCCGGTAAACTTGTGGTCGTGGGTTCTGCAGCTCTCCTGAAGAACAATGTTCTGGACCAGGGGGGCGAATCGACCAACGCGACATTTGTGATGAATCTTCTGGACCATCTGAATGGCCGTGACCAGTACGCCGAGATGAGAAGTAAAATGCAGAGGTACAATCCACTCAGAGAGACCTCCGGGGGGACCAAGACATTGGTGAAGAGTTTCAACATCGCAGGTCTCCCTGTCATAGTCGCACTGTTCGGAGTTATTGTCTGGTTGAGGAGAAAGGCGAGAAAAAAACGTATTGAGATGATGTTCAGCAGATAACAGCGGAGGAGGCATTGATGAAATTCAGAAAAGAATATATCGGGCTGTTGGCGATCATCGCCCTGCTTTCGCTGTACATCGTGTTCAGAAACAGCGACAGGACGCACTATGAACTGCCTGAATCAGATGCTGTAAAAAGGGAAAATGTGACGAAGATCGTCATTTCGCGTGAGGGTGAACAGATCGACGGCGAGTCGATCGGCAGCAAATCGATCCTTCTGGAAAGGAGCGATGAAAAATGGAACATCGGCCCTGCGGGATATCCAGCCGACAAGGCCGCCGTGGACAAGATGCTCGATGCGCTCGAAAAGTTCAGCCTTATGACACTTGTCGCCGAATCGAAGAACTACTCCTTGTACGAACTCGAGGATCGGATGAGGATAAAACTGGAAGTGTTTGCGGGACCAGATCTCATACTTGCCCTTGATGTTGGTAAGGCAGTGTCCACGCGTAGACATACTTTCGTTCGGCTGGAGGGTGACGACGATATATACCAGGCGAATGGAAACCTTCGGCAGGTGTTTGATACCGGGATAGACAGGTTGAGAGACAAAACAGCCGTGAGTATCAACAGGGACGAAGTCAGCGGTCTGACATTGATGACAACCGAAGGGGTCATCGAGCTGACAAAGACGCCCGAAGATGCTTTGAGTGCCCTGTCCAGTGAGGGAGATGCTGCGGTTGCTTCAACGGTACCACCATGGACGACAGTCGATGGACTGCCAGCTGATGAGAAGGTGATCGACCAGATCGTCAACGCGCTTGCGAACCTCAAATGTGAAAGTTACATAGAGGGGAGATCGAAGGATGAACTCGGAGATCCTCTTTACACTATCGTTGTCAAGATGCCTGTCAGTGTGATCCTTTCGATCTACGCGATTGAGAATGATAAATATCCCGCCTTTTCTTCGCAGAATGGTTATCCGTTCTATCTGCAGAAATCGAGGGCGGAACAGATCATGAAGGGAAAATCCGAGATCATTCCAGATGAGACTTCAGAGAAATGATCCTGAAGCAGGGCATTGGCGCAGCCAGCGCCCTGCCCGGTTCTCTCAAGAGTTTTCAGATAATCATGAAAAGCCCGCTCTGGCGGGTTTTTTTTGCCTTTCAGTCATCCACCGACTATTGAACTTTTCTTATTGTGACCTGGTGTACTGCTCTATTTTAAGATATTTCACTCCCAGGCCTTGACAAGAAGATATTCTCGAAGTATAGTTATCGTGTAATAATCATTATTTGTTAATTATTGCTAATCGATATTTTGGTATCAAGGGGGGCGGACAATGAAGAATCTGGTAATAGTCTTGGCGATTGCGTTGTTGATATCTGTTGTTTCTGCTGCGGACAGTCATTCGGATCCATGTCTGGTAGCATATCCTTCCGGGGCCTGCGTCTACAGGTATGACGTTACCGAATATTTTACTGTGACGGCTGGCGATTCTCTGTACGATCCGATGTATGACAGGGGCGGGGAAGTATTGAGAGAGACCGGCACTCTGGACATCGATCACAGTATCTACCAGGCTCCTATGCTCAGCAGCTTCGAACCATCGACTGACGGGATGGATGGGTACTTTTTCTATAACAGTGAATTCACACTGGTAGTAGACGGTTTCTCCAACGAACCTGTTGCCTACGACAATGTGATCCTCGTTTTCGAGAATCTTTCTTCGAGCGACTGCAACGGGACGGTGATAATAAACGGAGTGCCACTGACAGGGAGCACTTATAATGCCGGCAGCCTGGTGGTTTCAACACCCACAGACGAGGGTAACAATTATTCCGATTCGATATCTCTCGATGTGAAGTGGCTGGGGTGCTATGGGATGAATGTGTGGGCGTATGCCGATATCGATGGAAACGGGATTTTTGACGGCGGAGAATGTTTTTCCGCCTTTTCCCACGATGTGACTATCGGAGCATCGAGCGCGTCCTGGGGAAATATCAAGAATCTGTACAAATGATCTCTTGGCAGAGACGGGGAAATAGTCTCTTGCAGGAGATATGGTAACGAGCCGGGGGGGGCAGATCTTTCAGGATCTCGCATGGAGCAGGTTTTGACCTGCTCCTTTCTTTTTCAGATTAAATAAAGTCTCATTACAGAGACAGGTCATGATCCGGCCCTGATATAGCTGGACTTGATCACCGCCACTGTACCATACTCCACGGCAGGTAACGAGACGATCATAGAAGCGGATAACGGGACATCGTTCCGGAGTCGTCCCACCTTCCGATATGGAGAAGAATAACATGAGACTCACTGCCCTGGTCCCTGCGGCTGTTATCCTGCTTGTATCTGTTTTTCCTGCAGGGTGCGGCACTGGTTCCTGCAGGGCTCCTGAGGTCACAGGAGATCATTCAGAAGCTGGACAGAATATTGTTTCCTGCCCGGGCGGTGGCCTGCGCGGCAAGCTGGAGACTTTCAGGTATGCCGGACTGGTCGACCCGTTTATTGGCACGGGGGGACACGGACATACCTATCCAGGGGCATCGAGCCCATTCGGTATGGTGCAGCTAAGTCCCGATACAAGACTGACTGGATGGGACGGATGTTCGGCTTACCATTATTCGGATAATCATATCTATGGCTTCAGCCATACTCATCTCAGTGGCACAGGTTGTTCGGATTACGGCGATATTCTGGTCATGCCGGTTACAGCGGACCCATTTGCCGGTGATGCTTCTTCAGAGCTCGGGGAGTGCGGGGCCTCGTTTGACCATTCCTCGGAACACGCATCTCCAGGATATTACTCGGTACTTCTCAATAGCCCGATGCGCGACAGTTCGTTGCTCGATAATTCGTTGGATTCAAGCAGCCGTGGTATAGTGGCCGAACTGACGGTTACCGAAAGGTGCGGGTTTCACAGGTACAGTTTTGATTCTGTTGATGAGGTGGGGATATTTATAGACCTTGATCACAGGGACCGTGTACTGGACTCCAGCCTGCGGATCTCTGGAAGGAACGAGGTCG encodes the following:
- a CDS encoding DUF4340 domain-containing protein; its protein translation is MKFRKEYIGLLAIIALLSLYIVFRNSDRTHYELPESDAVKRENVTKIVISREGEQIDGESIGSKSILLERSDEKWNIGPAGYPADKAAVDKMLDALEKFSLMTLVAESKNYSLYELEDRMRIKLEVFAGPDLILALDVGKAVSTRRHTFVRLEGDDDIYQANGNLRQVFDTGIDRLRDKTAVSINRDEVSGLTLMTTEGVIELTKTPEDALSALSSEGDAAVASTVPPWTTVDGLPADEKVIDQIVNALANLKCESYIEGRSKDELGDPLYTIVVKMPVSVILSIYAIENDKYPAFSSQNGYPFYLQKSRAEQIMKGKSEIIPDETSEK
- a CDS encoding glycoside hydrolase family 92 protein; this encodes MRLTALVPAAVILLVSVFPAGCGTGSCRAPEVTGDHSEAGQNIVSCPGGGLRGKLETFRYAGLVDPFIGTGGHGHTYPGASSPFGMVQLSPDTRLTGWDGCSAYHYSDNHIYGFSHTHLSGTGCSDYGDILVMPVTADPFAGDASSELGECGASFDHSSEHASPGYYSVLLNSPMRDSSLLDNSLDSSSRGIVAELTVTERCGFHRYSFDSVDEVGIFIDLDHRDRVLDSSLRISGRNEVEGFRRSEAWAADQHVYFVARFSRPITGSVISGNRLIGNDDTGENGIEGAKGWFGFEAAEDGTLLVKVGISAVSMEGARKNLEAEIPGWDFDKIAVEAAGKWDDSLGRIKISGGTAGERTTFYTALYHSMLAPNLFSDVDGRYRG
- a CDS encoding Gldg family protein, with translation MKRTDRQQKYYRFLLYLAVVVLVNIAGLTLFFRLDLTANRLYSLSDASIEAVSTLSEPLTINVFFTKDLPAPHNNTERYLHDLLEEYSAHSNRYFNYRFYDVSAEEGDISEKARKNQELARGYGIYPVQIQNIEQDEVKFKKAYMGMVMMHGDVLDKIPSITTTEGLEYRLTSMIEKMNSKISVLLNLEEPVDIRLYLSSSLSDIASRLRIGDIRGVSGQLGSIVEELNKKYYGKLVFASLDPSNDPAAQKEAVDYGVLTLRWPSQTQTVDGQPAQERGSAGIVISSGGKHVAIPLINVVRVPLFGTQYNFADMATMNENLSEVIDDVLDINKKIGFLSGHGALPLSGGQQMPGQPPQQEGLSNLNALISEEYSINSVDLGEGIPDGIDCLVIAGPTQEFNDYELFQIDQFLMKGKSLALFLDPFEEIAMQGQQMNYNQGPVYRPLNTGLEKLLGHYGLEVSKSYVLDENCFEQRLPEMYGGGKQAIYFAPVIRDENINNRLPFMKNIKALISILSSPVELKPDRLEAVGLEGGTVFSSSARSWEMSGRINLNPMFLRPPDDPGELKSSSLAAIVTGEFPSYFMGREIPEKPVSEEAAADSIEAARIKMDAARAAELAEGIEGEGAFIEKGEAGKLVVVGSAALLKNNVLDQGGESTNATFVMNLLDHLNGRDQYAEMRSKMQRYNPLRETSGGTKTLVKSFNIAGLPVIVALFGVIVWLRRKARKKRIEMMFSR